Proteins encoded together in one Oceanobacillus iheyensis HTE831 window:
- the alaS gene encoding alanine--tRNA ligase: MKSLTSAEIRQMFIDFFKEKSHSVEPSASLVPHEDPTLLWINSGVATLKKYFDGRVIPDNPRIVNAQKSIRTNDIENVGYTARHHTFFEMLGNFSIGDYFKKEAMEWAWEFLTDEKWINFDEALLSVTVHPEDDEAYDIWLNDIGIPKERIIRIEENFWDIGEGPSGPNTEIFYDRGESYGNDPQDPELYPGGENNRYLEVWNLVFSQFNHNPDDTYTPLPKKNIDTGMGLERLTSIIQQVPTNFETDLFMPIIRETERISKRKYGNSEAEDTSFKVIADHIRTVSFAIGDGAMPSNEGRGYVLRRLIRRAIRFAKDLGVNEPFMYQLVPVVGDIMKDFYPEVQKDAGYISNVIKVEEERFHETLNDGLIILASIIEEERKKGSEVFPGEEVFRLYDTYGFPKELTEEYVEQQGFTVNQAGYDKEMNKQRERARNARQKVDSMQVQDTIFTEINVDSTFVGYDQLQKETTIEALVKDKNQIEEANQGDVLYVFLKETPFYAESGGQVADNGWIYSENASAYVSDVQKSPNGDHIHQIEIKEGSFKINQPVHAVVERTFRNHVIKNHTATHLLHQALKDVLGSHVNQAGSLVRPERLRFDFSHFHGVTAEELQQIELKVNEKIWESLPVAIDSKKIDEAKAMGAMALFGEKYGDIVRVVQIGDYSIELCGGCHVINTAEIGLFKIVQETGIGAGTRRIEAVTSKQAYDYLNTKLDLLHNSAQKLKTSEEQLPERIEGLQVELKDSQKQVDSLSAKLSNLEASSILDEVKEISGVPVLAQEVNVKDMNQLRSMMDELKQKLSSGVILLAAENNGKVQLVAGVTKDMLEKNMHAGNIVKQAATVCGGGGGGRPDMAQAGGKDPSKIKEALQSVEQYIVDTVK, encoded by the coding sequence ATGAAGTCACTAACATCAGCAGAAATAAGACAAATGTTTATCGATTTTTTCAAAGAAAAAAGTCATTCCGTAGAGCCAAGTGCGTCACTTGTACCTCATGAAGACCCGACTTTATTATGGATAAATAGTGGAGTAGCTACATTAAAAAAATACTTTGATGGTAGAGTGATTCCGGATAACCCAAGAATTGTAAATGCTCAAAAATCCATTCGTACCAATGATATTGAAAATGTTGGTTATACCGCTAGACATCATACATTTTTCGAAATGCTTGGTAACTTTTCGATTGGAGATTATTTTAAAAAAGAAGCAATGGAATGGGCGTGGGAATTCTTAACCGATGAAAAATGGATTAATTTTGATGAAGCATTGCTCTCTGTAACAGTTCATCCTGAAGATGATGAAGCATATGATATTTGGTTAAATGACATCGGAATTCCAAAAGAACGTATTATTCGTATTGAAGAGAATTTTTGGGATATTGGTGAAGGACCAAGTGGACCAAATACAGAAATATTCTATGATCGCGGTGAGTCTTACGGAAATGACCCGCAAGATCCTGAGCTTTACCCTGGGGGAGAGAATAATCGTTATTTAGAAGTGTGGAACCTTGTATTTTCACAATTTAACCATAATCCAGATGATACGTATACTCCGCTTCCTAAGAAAAATATTGATACAGGGATGGGATTAGAACGTCTTACATCAATTATCCAACAAGTACCAACAAACTTTGAAACTGATTTATTTATGCCAATTATTCGTGAAACAGAACGTATTTCCAAACGTAAATATGGGAATTCAGAAGCGGAAGATACATCCTTTAAAGTTATCGCAGATCATATTCGTACAGTTAGTTTTGCTATTGGGGATGGAGCAATGCCTTCTAATGAGGGTAGAGGATACGTTCTCCGTAGATTAATTCGCCGTGCGATAAGATTTGCAAAGGACTTAGGGGTTAACGAACCATTTATGTATCAGTTAGTACCTGTTGTAGGAGACATAATGAAAGATTTCTACCCAGAAGTCCAGAAAGATGCAGGTTACATCTCTAACGTTATTAAAGTGGAGGAAGAACGATTCCACGAAACACTTAATGATGGCTTAATTATCCTTGCTTCTATTATAGAAGAAGAGCGTAAAAAAGGTAGTGAGGTATTCCCGGGAGAAGAAGTATTCCGTCTATATGATACGTATGGATTCCCTAAAGAATTAACGGAGGAATATGTTGAACAACAAGGGTTTACTGTAAATCAAGCTGGCTACGATAAAGAAATGAATAAGCAAAGAGAGCGCGCAAGAAATGCCCGACAAAAAGTGGATTCTATGCAAGTGCAGGATACGATTTTCACTGAGATAAACGTAGACAGTACGTTTGTTGGCTACGATCAATTACAAAAAGAAACTACTATCGAAGCATTGGTAAAAGATAAGAACCAAATTGAAGAAGCAAATCAGGGAGATGTACTTTATGTTTTCTTAAAAGAGACTCCATTTTATGCCGAAAGTGGGGGACAAGTAGCTGATAACGGATGGATATATTCAGAAAATGCTTCTGCTTATGTGTCCGATGTTCAGAAGTCACCAAACGGAGATCATATCCACCAAATTGAAATCAAAGAAGGTAGTTTTAAAATAAATCAACCTGTTCATGCTGTTGTGGAAAGGACTTTCCGAAATCATGTGATTAAAAATCATACAGCTACTCATTTATTACATCAAGCTCTTAAAGATGTATTAGGTAGTCATGTGAACCAAGCAGGGTCACTAGTTCGTCCAGAAAGACTTCGATTTGATTTTTCCCATTTCCATGGTGTTACAGCAGAGGAATTACAGCAAATCGAATTAAAAGTGAATGAAAAAATTTGGGAATCCTTACCTGTAGCAATTGATAGTAAGAAAATTGATGAAGCAAAAGCAATGGGAGCAATGGCTTTATTTGGTGAGAAATATGGTGATATTGTTCGAGTTGTTCAAATTGGAGACTATAGTATTGAATTATGTGGTGGGTGTCATGTAATAAATACTGCGGAAATTGGTTTGTTTAAAATTGTACAGGAGACAGGTATTGGAGCAGGTACACGTCGTATAGAAGCTGTGACAAGTAAACAGGCTTATGATTATTTAAATACGAAACTGGATCTTTTGCATAATAGTGCTCAAAAACTAAAAACTTCAGAAGAACAATTACCTGAGCGTATTGAAGGATTACAAGTTGAATTAAAAGATTCACAAAAACAAGTGGATTCATTAAGTGCTAAGTTATCCAACTTAGAAGCTTCTTCGATTCTTGATGAGGTTAAAGAAATATCAGGTGTACCTGTACTCGCTCAAGAAGTGAACGTGAAAGATATGAATCAATTACGTTCGATGATGGATGAATTAAAACAAAAGCTTTCTTCAGGAGTTATTTTACTTGCTGCTGAAAACAACGGTAAAGTACAACTAGTTGCTGGTGTTACAAAAGATATGCTAGAGAAGAACATGCACGCAGGAAATATTGTGAAACAGGCTGCTACTGTTTGTGGTGGTGGTGGCGGAGGCCGCCCAGATATGGCTCAAGCAGGTGGAAAAGATCCTTCTAAAATTAAAGAAGCTCTCCAATCTGTGGAGCAATATATAGTAGATACGGTCAAATAA
- a CDS encoding AI-2E family transporter gives MWKKLDRKTIIYYLIIGILVIITFYLFVITVPYYSGFFTFVGKLLIPFIIATLITYLLHPVIEKLHRLHIHRGISILLIYLIFFGGVGLSIYLGYPVIVQQITEISKNIPEFFSLYEQLILRVYEYTSFLPEGVHDRMDDMIASIESRIDQLLSNLVGGFDGLMDKIIIITVIPVLVFYFLKDFKQILSFLGKFIPSQYRDDAKRLLKELDKGLGGYIRGQLIVSLFVGIASFLLFLIMKIPYGLLLAIILAIVNIIPYFGPIIGAVPVITIAYTAGDSGKVLLVILALFILQIIESNLLSPYIMGKTIRIHPVAIIFALLFGSQLGGILGMILAVPILMIAKVIVQQFIEFRRT, from the coding sequence ATGTGGAAAAAATTAGATCGAAAAACTATCATCTACTATCTTATAATTGGTATTTTAGTTATTATCACTTTTTATTTATTTGTAATCACTGTTCCATATTATAGTGGATTTTTTACGTTTGTGGGCAAACTGCTAATTCCATTTATTATAGCAACTCTAATTACGTATTTATTACATCCTGTGATTGAGAAATTACACCGACTTCATATTCATCGAGGAATCTCTATCTTACTTATCTATCTTATTTTCTTTGGTGGAGTTGGCTTGTCGATTTATCTGGGGTATCCAGTAATTGTGCAACAAATTACAGAGATAAGTAAGAATATACCGGAATTCTTTTCACTTTATGAGCAACTCATTCTTCGTGTGTATGAGTATACTTCGTTCTTACCTGAAGGTGTTCATGACCGAATGGATGATATGATTGCATCGATTGAATCACGAATAGATCAATTGCTTTCGAATTTAGTTGGTGGATTTGACGGTTTGATGGACAAAATTATTATTATTACTGTTATCCCTGTTCTAGTCTTTTATTTTTTAAAAGATTTCAAACAAATCCTTTCTTTTTTAGGTAAGTTTATACCATCACAATATCGAGATGATGCGAAGAGGTTACTGAAAGAGTTAGACAAAGGATTAGGAGGGTACATCAGAGGTCAATTAATTGTAAGTTTATTTGTAGGAATCGCATCGTTTTTGTTATTTTTAATCATGAAGATACCCTACGGCTTACTACTTGCGATTATATTAGCGATTGTAAATATCATTCCTTATTTTGGACCAATTATTGGTGCCGTACCAGTAATCACCATTGCCTATACTGCAGGGGATAGCGGAAAGGTTTTGCTTGTGATTTTAGCGCTATTTATATTGCAAATTATCGAAAGTAATTTATTATCCCCATATATAATGGGGAAGACAATTCGCATTCATCCAGTGGCGATTATTTTTGCACTTTTATTCGGCAGTCAACTTGGAGGAATCTTAGGAATGATTTTAGCAGTTCCTATTTTAATGATAGCGAAAGTTATTGTTCAGCAATTTATTGAATTCCGGCGCACCTAG
- a CDS encoding SF1B family DNA helicase RecD2: MTEQIMSEDQNVPLFAKGTVLTTIFQNAAEHFSIVRVQIDDTNLDYEDKEIIVKGYFDTLQEQTAYCFYGELEKHPRYGTQLKVQSYETIIPSSRDGLISYLSSDLFYGVGKTTAERIVDRLGEQAITKILDNDDALKGIKGLSKETAERLSNRLKENQGFEHVAVHLATYGIGLKMAQVIYQTYKDEAIDLLKQDPYQFVFDIEGFGFRTADQIATQQGIAGTHESRIGAGIIFVLQRAIQSGHVYVPLRDCLEEVVDLLRIATSDIEIVSFVFKQLNTAKKIIIIDEKVYLPSLYYAEDGFAANLKRILDKPMEENIPMAEMLKIIGSIEEEEVLSYGKEQFDAINHAIHSKLMILTGGPGTGKTTVIKGILKAYASLQKVSLDPKDYKNKSDFPFVLTAPTGRAAKRMTESTGIPAVTIHRLLGWNGIGSFEKDEHEQLEGKLLIVDEFSMVDIWLANHLFKAIPADMQVLLVGDEDQLPSVGPGQVLTDLMHSNLLPTVSLQEVYRQKEGSKIIQLAHEIKQDNCSANSLSNDRDFSFISCREPQMIEVISSVMKKAKAKGIDLNNIQVLAPMYRSQAGINIINQELQKLINPPTEKRREIHYQDVIYRTGDRVIQLVNQPEDGVYNGDIGEIVAIFKPEENTEHEEQIVIAFEDREVVYIRKDYNNFTHAFCISIHKSQGSEFPIVLLPVVYAHHRMLRKNLLYTAITRSKESLIICGEQPAFLKGVNTKDTNQRNTSLKDALVTRIENESANEDSEQEQEEDEVSPYDFM; this comes from the coding sequence ATGACAGAACAAATTATGTCTGAAGATCAAAATGTACCTTTATTTGCCAAAGGAACCGTTCTGACTACAATATTTCAAAATGCAGCCGAACATTTTTCGATTGTTCGTGTCCAAATAGATGACACGAATTTAGATTATGAGGATAAGGAAATTATTGTAAAAGGATATTTTGATACCCTTCAAGAACAAACTGCTTACTGTTTTTATGGTGAATTAGAAAAACATCCTAGATATGGAACACAACTAAAGGTTCAGTCTTATGAAACAATAATACCAAGTTCAAGAGATGGTTTGATAAGTTATCTATCAAGCGATCTCTTTTATGGCGTTGGAAAAACAACTGCAGAGAGAATAGTAGATAGACTGGGTGAGCAGGCAATAACAAAGATTTTGGATAATGATGATGCTTTAAAGGGAATTAAGGGATTATCTAAAGAGACAGCAGAACGATTATCAAATCGATTAAAGGAAAATCAAGGATTTGAACATGTCGCTGTTCATTTAGCAACATATGGAATCGGCTTAAAGATGGCTCAAGTTATATATCAGACGTATAAAGATGAAGCCATAGATTTATTAAAACAAGACCCATATCAGTTTGTATTTGATATAGAGGGATTTGGTTTCCGAACAGCCGATCAAATAGCTACCCAACAAGGAATAGCTGGAACGCATGAAAGTAGAATTGGTGCAGGGATTATCTTTGTTTTACAGCGGGCAATTCAATCTGGGCACGTGTATGTTCCTTTACGAGATTGTCTAGAAGAAGTTGTTGATTTGTTACGAATTGCAACTAGTGATATAGAAATTGTTTCTTTCGTTTTTAAACAATTAAATACAGCTAAGAAAATAATCATCATCGATGAAAAAGTTTATTTACCTTCTCTATATTATGCAGAAGATGGCTTTGCAGCTAATCTAAAGCGAATCCTTGATAAGCCAATGGAAGAAAATATCCCTATGGCAGAAATGTTAAAGATTATCGGTTCGATTGAAGAAGAAGAGGTATTAAGCTACGGGAAAGAACAATTTGATGCTATTAATCATGCCATTCATTCTAAATTAATGATTTTAACGGGTGGTCCTGGAACAGGCAAAACAACTGTGATAAAGGGTATTTTAAAGGCGTACGCGTCCTTGCAAAAGGTATCATTGGACCCAAAGGATTATAAGAATAAATCAGATTTTCCATTTGTACTTACAGCTCCTACAGGTAGAGCAGCAAAACGCATGACAGAGTCCACAGGGATTCCTGCAGTAACCATTCATCGATTATTAGGTTGGAACGGGATTGGTAGCTTTGAAAAAGATGAGCATGAACAATTAGAGGGAAAGTTATTAATCGTGGATGAATTTTCGATGGTAGATATATGGCTAGCAAATCATCTATTTAAAGCTATTCCAGCGGATATGCAAGTGTTATTAGTAGGTGATGAAGATCAACTTCCTTCTGTGGGTCCAGGACAAGTTTTAACTGATCTAATGCATAGTAATTTGTTACCGACGGTGTCTCTTCAAGAGGTATACCGGCAAAAGGAAGGTTCAAAAATCATTCAGTTAGCTCATGAAATTAAACAAGATAATTGTTCAGCAAATTCTTTATCCAATGATCGAGATTTTAGTTTTATTTCATGTAGAGAACCTCAAATGATTGAAGTGATATCTTCTGTTATGAAAAAAGCAAAAGCAAAAGGAATTGATTTGAATAATATTCAAGTCTTAGCTCCAATGTATCGCTCCCAAGCTGGTATTAATATCATTAACCAGGAATTACAAAAATTAATAAATCCACCAACGGAGAAGCGTAGAGAAATTCATTATCAAGATGTGATTTACCGAACCGGTGATCGTGTCATTCAACTTGTCAATCAACCTGAAGATGGTGTATATAATGGTGATATTGGTGAAATAGTAGCGATATTCAAACCAGAAGAAAATACGGAACATGAAGAACAAATTGTGATTGCTTTTGAAGATCGAGAAGTTGTTTATATTCGTAAAGACTATAATAATTTCACACATGCTTTTTGTATCTCAATCCATAAATCACAAGGGAGTGAATTTCCGATTGTGCTGTTACCGGTTGTTTATGCACATCACCGTATGTTGAGAAAGAATTTATTGTATACAGCAATAACTAGAAGTAAAGAATCTCTCATCATATGTGGAGAACAACCTGCATTTCTTAAAGGTGTAAATACCAAAGACACAAATCAACGTAATACTTCCTTAAAGGATGCTTTAGTTACACGAATAGAAAATGAATCTGCAAATGAAGACTCTGAACAAGAACAAGAAGAAGATGAAGTATCCCCATATGACTTTATGTAA
- a CDS encoding tetratricopeptide repeat protein: MDENQQAISLMKEKKYQEAAALFNEVIEENPEDPTGYINFGNLLLQLNETDRAKRFFEKAIELDEHAATAYYALGNLYFDKELFSNAQQYFEKAIKSGLEESDAYFMLGMSLKNDEQIKLSLPYLLRATELSNKDETILFQYGLALAQLEYLEEAEKIFHQVLKLNEDHSDAFYNLGVISLFHDNAEEAMHYFDQALEIQPDHMLAANGKKTVLAFLGDQE, encoded by the coding sequence ATGGATGAGAATCAACAAGCAATTAGTTTAATGAAAGAGAAAAAATATCAAGAGGCGGCTGCACTTTTTAACGAAGTAATTGAAGAAAATCCGGAAGACCCAACTGGTTATATAAACTTTGGGAATTTATTACTCCAATTAAATGAAACAGATAGGGCAAAACGGTTTTTTGAAAAAGCAATTGAATTAGATGAGCATGCTGCAACTGCTTATTACGCATTAGGGAACTTATATTTTGATAAAGAATTGTTCTCTAATGCACAGCAGTATTTTGAAAAAGCAATAAAAAGTGGTTTAGAAGAAAGTGATGCTTACTTTATGCTTGGGATGAGTTTGAAGAATGATGAACAAATCAAACTTTCTCTACCATATTTATTGCGGGCAACGGAGCTCTCAAATAAAGATGAAACAATACTATTTCAATATGGGCTTGCTCTTGCTCAATTAGAGTATTTAGAGGAAGCTGAGAAAATATTTCATCAGGTTCTTAAGCTAAATGAAGATCATAGTGATGCTTTCTATAATTTAGGTGTTATTTCACTATTTCATGATAATGCAGAAGAGGCTATGCACTATTTTGATCAAGCGTTAGAGATTCAACCAGATCATATGCTTGCTGCAAATGGTAAAAAAACCGTATTGGCGTTTTTGGGAGATCAAGAATAA
- the mnmA gene encoding tRNA 2-thiouridine(34) synthase MnmA produces MKNNKDTRVVVGMSGGVDSSVAALLLKQQGYDVVGIFMKNWDDTDEFGVCTATEDFDDVVRVCNQLEIPYYSVNFEKQYWDKVFTYFLDEYKAGRTPNPDVMCNKEIKFKAFLDHALALGADYLATGHYAQVRRDKNGRVEMLRGNDENKDQTYFLNQLSEDVLDKVMFPLGHLPKSEVRKIAKEHELVTAEKKDSTGICFIGERNFKEFLSEYLPAQPGEMQTLDGIVKGSHDGLMYYTLGQRQGLGIGGSGDPWFVVGKNLTDNILYVGQGYENDYLYSNALVATDINWIQPDKISDTFNCTAKFRYRQQDSEVNVTIKSENEVYVAFKEDQRAITPGQAVVFYDGEVCLGGGTIDTIIKNDHKLDYVG; encoded by the coding sequence ATGAAAAATAACAAAGATACACGTGTAGTTGTTGGAATGAGTGGAGGAGTCGATTCTTCTGTAGCTGCTTTACTACTTAAACAACAGGGTTATGATGTTGTAGGTATCTTCATGAAAAATTGGGATGATACTGACGAATTTGGAGTTTGTACAGCTACGGAAGACTTTGACGATGTAGTACGTGTATGTAATCAACTAGAAATTCCGTACTACTCCGTTAACTTTGAAAAACAATATTGGGATAAAGTATTTACGTACTTTTTAGATGAATATAAGGCAGGAAGAACGCCAAATCCGGATGTTATGTGTAATAAAGAGATTAAATTCAAAGCATTTTTAGATCATGCATTGGCTTTAGGAGCAGATTATTTAGCAACTGGGCATTATGCACAAGTTCGTCGCGATAAAAATGGCCGTGTTGAAATGCTAAGAGGTAACGATGAAAATAAAGATCAAACGTACTTTTTAAATCAATTATCGGAAGATGTACTGGATAAAGTGATGTTTCCTTTGGGGCATTTACCAAAATCGGAAGTCCGTAAAATTGCAAAGGAACATGAGCTAGTAACAGCAGAGAAAAAAGATTCTACTGGTATTTGTTTTATAGGAGAACGAAATTTCAAGGAATTTCTAAGTGAATACCTTCCTGCACAACCAGGTGAAATGCAAACACTAGATGGTATTGTGAAAGGTAGCCACGACGGTTTAATGTATTATACACTTGGTCAGCGGCAAGGCCTTGGCATCGGTGGTTCTGGGGACCCTTGGTTTGTAGTTGGTAAAAACTTAACTGATAACATTTTATACGTTGGACAAGGATATGAGAATGATTATTTGTATTCGAATGCACTTGTAGCTACAGATATAAACTGGATACAACCCGATAAAATTTCAGATACATTTAACTGCACTGCAAAATTCCGTTATCGTCAACAAGATAGTGAAGTAAATGTAACAATCAAATCAGAAAACGAAGTATATGTAGCATTTAAAGAAGACCAGCGGGCAATTACTCCAGGACAAGCTGTTGTGTTCTATGACGGTGAAGTGTGTCTTGGTGGAGGAACGATTGATACAATTATAAAAAATGATCATAAATTAGATTATGTAGGATAA
- a CDS encoding cysteine desulfurase family protein translates to MQPIYLDHAATTPIADEVIQAMMPIYQDVVGNASSVHSFGRKARQHLDGARRVLAQSIAAKEKEIIFTSGGTEADNLALIGTAKANMHKGRHIITTVQEHHATLHTAEELEKQGFTVSYLPVDETGRVNIEDLEQALTNETILVSIMFVNNETGVIQPIEEIGKLLQSHQAYFHTDAVQAYGLLDINVDEMGIDLLTTSAHKINGPKGIGFLYAREGLAMNALSYGGEQERKRRAGTENIPGVVGFQKAVELSMNNRDERLKNYQSYKEILLQTLIENEISFSINGDKDHTIPSIINISFDGINVEAMLTNFDLDGVAASSGSACTAGSVEPSHVLAAMYGAGNPITTNSIRFSFGSMNTVENIQEASMRIVKVVNRLK, encoded by the coding sequence ATGCAACCTATATATTTAGATCATGCTGCTACTACACCAATTGCCGATGAAGTTATACAGGCTATGATGCCCATTTATCAGGATGTTGTTGGAAATGCTTCAAGTGTTCATTCATTTGGAAGAAAAGCAAGACAACATTTAGATGGGGCGAGAAGAGTACTTGCACAGTCGATTGCTGCTAAAGAAAAGGAAATAATCTTTACAAGTGGTGGAACGGAAGCCGATAATTTAGCATTAATTGGAACTGCTAAAGCAAATATGCACAAGGGTAGGCATATTATTACCACAGTACAAGAACATCATGCTACACTTCATACGGCAGAAGAACTTGAGAAACAAGGTTTTACCGTTTCTTATTTACCTGTAGATGAAACTGGACGCGTTAATATAGAAGATTTAGAACAAGCTTTAACGAATGAGACAATTCTTGTTTCGATAATGTTTGTAAATAATGAAACAGGTGTGATTCAACCAATTGAAGAAATAGGTAAGCTATTACAGTCACATCAAGCATACTTCCATACGGATGCCGTGCAAGCGTATGGCTTATTAGATATTAATGTTGATGAAATGGGTATAGACTTATTAACAACTTCTGCTCATAAAATCAATGGACCAAAAGGAATCGGATTTCTTTATGCTAGAGAAGGATTAGCTATGAACGCCTTGTCATATGGTGGCGAACAAGAGCGTAAGCGTCGTGCTGGAACAGAAAACATACCAGGAGTGGTCGGATTTCAAAAAGCAGTTGAATTATCGATGAATAATAGGGACGAAAGATTGAAAAATTACCAATCCTATAAAGAAATTCTCCTACAAACATTAATAGAAAATGAAATTTCATTTTCTATTAATGGAGATAAAGATCATACAATCCCATCGATTATTAATATCAGTTTTGATGGGATAAATGTAGAAGCTATGTTAACTAATTTTGATCTTGATGGTGTTGCTGCGTCAAGTGGAAGTGCATGTACTGCAGGAAGTGTAGAACCTTCTCATGTATTAGCAGCGATGTATGGTGCAGGAAATCCAATTACAACTAATTCTATTCGTTTTAGTTTTGGTAGCATGAATACAGTGGAAAACATCCAAGAAGCAAGTATGCGAATCGTTAAGGTAGTAAATAGATTAAAATAA
- the cymR gene encoding cysteine metabolism transcriptional regulator CymR, translated as MKISTKGRYGLTIMIELALNYGQGPTSLKMIAKENNLSEHYLEQLASPLRNAGLVKSVRGAYGGYMLSREPKSITASDVLRVLEGPLTIVEGMEEEKPAQQSLWLSIRDAVKDVLDQTTLQDLVDHENDEPRDAYMFYI; from the coding sequence ATGAAAATTTCAACAAAAGGAAGATACGGATTAACAATTATGATTGAGTTAGCACTAAACTATGGACAGGGACCAACTTCTTTGAAAATGATTGCCAAAGAAAATAATCTTTCCGAGCATTACTTGGAGCAGTTAGCATCTCCTTTGAGAAATGCAGGTTTAGTGAAGAGTGTACGTGGTGCATATGGTGGATATATGTTATCAAGAGAACCAAAATCGATTACAGCGAGTGATGTATTGAGAGTTCTTGAGGGTCCTTTAACAATTGTAGAAGGCATGGAAGAAGAAAAACCTGCTCAACAATCCTTATGGTTAAGTATACGTGACGCAGTTAAAGATGTTTTAGATCAGACAACATTACAAGATTTAGTAGATCATGAAAATGATGAACCACGTGATGCTTATATGTTTTATATTTAA
- a CDS encoding replication-associated recombination protein A, producing MNHHQPLAYRMRPKNIDEIIGQEHLVGQGKIIDRMVKANMLSSMILFGPPGTGKTSMAYALANSVGLPLKILNAVTDKKKDMEIVVEEAKMRGQMVLILDEVHRLDKAKQDFLLPHLESNLLTLIGCTTSNPYHSINPAIRSRCHLFELHGLTIDNVKTALHRAIVQYNETSQNDINIGEDALEHLALAANGDLRSSLNGLELAVSSTPPTETGVIELTIDIAEECMQKKSFSHDKDGDAHYDVLSAFQKSIRGSDVDAALHYLSRLIEAGDLDSIARRMIVIAYEDIGLANPQAGPRAVSAVQAAERLGFPEARIPLANVVVELALSPKSNTAYKALDAALSDLRSGRSGDVPAHLKDSHYKGAEKLGRGKEYLYPHNYPGAWVDQQYLPDSIKNRIYYSPKDTGKFEKALKQVYEKIQRDRKN from the coding sequence ATGAATCACCATCAACCGCTCGCATATCGTATGCGCCCGAAAAATATAGATGAAATTATAGGACAAGAACACCTTGTTGGTCAAGGGAAAATAATTGATAGAATGGTAAAGGCTAACATGCTATCATCCATGATTCTTTTTGGCCCACCAGGAACAGGAAAAACTTCTATGGCTTACGCTTTAGCAAATAGTGTAGGTCTACCTTTAAAGATATTAAACGCGGTAACGGATAAAAAGAAAGATATGGAAATAGTTGTAGAAGAAGCAAAAATGAGAGGGCAAATGGTTCTTATACTTGATGAAGTTCATCGACTAGATAAAGCAAAACAAGATTTTCTGCTTCCTCATCTAGAAAGTAACTTACTAACCTTGATTGGTTGTACAACGAGTAATCCATATCACTCTATTAATCCGGCAATACGTAGTCGCTGTCATTTATTTGAATTGCACGGGTTAACAATCGACAATGTAAAAACCGCGTTACATCGTGCAATAGTACAATATAATGAAACATCTCAAAATGATATTAATATTGGGGAAGATGCACTTGAACACTTAGCTTTAGCAGCAAATGGAGATTTACGGTCATCTTTAAACGGATTAGAATTAGCGGTAAGTTCGACTCCACCGACGGAAACTGGTGTAATTGAACTCACAATAGATATTGCTGAAGAATGTATGCAAAAAAAATCCTTTTCACATGATAAAGATGGTGATGCTCATTATGATGTTTTATCCGCTTTTCAAAAATCAATCCGCGGTAGTGATGTAGATGCCGCACTTCATTATTTAAGTCGATTAATTGAGGCAGGAGACCTCGATAGTATTGCAAGACGTATGATCGTAATTGCATATGAAGATATCGGGCTTGCTAATCCTCAAGCTGGACCAAGAGCAGTATCTGCTGTACAGGCTGCAGAACGATTAGGTTTTCCCGAAGCTCGAATCCCCCTTGCAAACGTCGTTGTAGAACTTGCACTATCTCCAAAGTCAAACACAGCCTATAAAGCTTTAGATGCGGCCTTAAGTGATTTACGATCTGGTAGAAGTGGTGATGTCCCTGCTCACCTAAAAGATTCTCATTATAAGGGAGCAGAAAAATTAGGAAGAGGAAAAGAGTATTTATATCCTCATAATTATCCTGGTGCTTGGGTAGACCAACAATATCTCCCTGATTCTATCAAAAACCGAATCTATTATTCACCAAAAGATACAGGGAAATTCGAAAAAGCTCTCAAACAAGTTTATGAAAAAATTCAACGAGATAGAAAGAATTAA